The following coding sequences lie in one Silene latifolia isolate original U9 population chromosome 5, ASM4854445v1, whole genome shotgun sequence genomic window:
- the LOC141657155 gene encoding uncharacterized protein LOC141657155 isoform X2 has translation MASNPSTAANMASSSNPCCSALQAKYAKMAERRTLLRNGMEILEGKIKSMEIENLNLQKAFQDQQNRADVLEEEKAKEASLRTSLEDEVAALKSKICSNEADTNCKNELEKETLLLRECISQKEGEIQQLKKLLEEGNSGPVKGKKVSPSDKKKIAELQKNLKSEKNRADEACELVDAANRKSEEDRNLVETLNNEIAALKSRICSTEADVNCKNNELEKESLLLRECISEKEGEIEQLKKLLEEGNSGSVKGKKISPTDKKKIAELQKNLKSEKKRADEACKLVDEAKRKSEEDENLVETLNNEVKSITQKLEETNRMFETERQSAVVEKKKADEEQAKANELRKIAEVNEKKAADEKFRADNLSISLEEEKKKFQILQKELHEVTSNQNSALSSQLDELKKILEIEKEKVIVQKKCAEHEKFEKEEHKKAVEASMEKAMEEKRRADKLLEDLLSTRLIIENLQQELTKVNHMLEAERLVSAKEKQRADDLSLKSKAAEASMEKAMEEKRHADKLLEDLLNTRLIIENLQQELTKVNHMLEAERLVSAKEKQRADDLSLKSKEQQIAVEVEMSQLDKLCVKLEEEKKKVASEKKRADLEMSEKEELKKAAEAIAKKAMEEKHLADKLSQDLQCGRDRIESLEVDLKKVNVMLDEERLVLAAERNHADALKSKLEEQARIATENEKRAMEEESRSNKMVQELENARQKLRDVEIQLCEVKQRRDLAGASSTPTELLFNKQMSAKVSFLQEQLKFEKKRVKHYKEVAKLEKDLKNASQQELHNVKQDFQSLLYQMDMLSDTFGARNHMNKKRRLNAGGLELPGRTPDCGLPQLNFCCDAERRPSSLSSRDTSCRPKPNSRLVDAEQPMESPSASFSDEQLLGSQERAACTPTTLTRLTIKDPVPQTPIAKWNDCERIATVAENSINPVEFEPGHVKKRRKIIDESEVVRCVELQDKINNQDAETNLFGLGKVLVPPMKEQMEKVNLLVTGNNAYAIGNFDLSEEKKKATNEPQQVLQQVNNSTVLNGNEISQPNESHRSGLVVPDLEVLNLGMPVCARNIATDLNGEHDKIPKFCVVYSDMEDIGCITRIFCTTTTCMARLRSSLQKPWLVEDILLALVSEQDLVSREMICVFFSLLLLNFASASCTKFVDFQSLLSDTLCANLQSVLLNMDRRHLFAKVCCLSDFLSLSENFLLHKKILLRISLTSDTLNCGDSNIEILHQGESNVLRSSLASTNMVVAGSLILASISAAAGLVDSICEFSLKVIGMRRADCLMTLLILHTFAYVCGEEYFTISNYHVVMEAVKVIVASLEGSLAINGTSQPDDGTLQHCFPCEKCPFADRSICLDDVSSKLIEEMQAFTDPHNQADTFDSRFLVAILSALELLATHMSWGWVCDKVVSKLLETVESCDPESIMSTAVVTLLGDLGRLGVETRGYDDPGVRSIIQRLSASLHKASSSKHNTFSMTVVHSLTQLHPNGAEVFLKNNEESVKGAHPASSTATSDILRTMFSSLSNKPTSALHNCVIPDIIA, from the exons ATGGCGTCGAATCCATCTACAGCAGCGAATATGGCGTCGTCCTCTAATCCCTGTTGTAGTGCG TTGCAAGCAAAGTACGCGAAAATGGCGGAACGGCGAACCCTTCTTCGGAATGGGATGGAAATACTCGAGGGTAAAATTAAGAGTATGGAAATTGAGAATCTCAACCTTCAGAaag CATTTCAAGATCAGCAAAACCGAGCAGATGTTCTGGAAGAGGAGAAAGCGAAAGAGGCTTCTCTTAGAACCTCGTTGGAGGATGAAGTTGCTGCACTGAAGTCTAAGATATGTTCGAATGAGGCGGATACAAATTGTAAAAACGAGTTGGAAAAAGAAACACTACTTCTCCGCGAATGTATCTCTCAGAAAGAGGGAGAGATACAACAACTTAAAAAGCTCCTGGAAGAAGGAAACTCTGGCCCCGTTAAAGGCAAAAAGGTTTCTCCATCGGACAAGAAAAAAATTGCTGAATTACAGAAAAACCTAAAATCTGAAAAGAACAGAGCTGATGAGGCATGTGAATTAGTTGATGCAGCCAATAGAAAATCTGAAGAAGATAGAAATCTGGTGGAGACATTAAACAATGAAATTGCTGCACTGAAGTCTAGGATATGTTCGACTGAGGCTGATGTAAATTGTAAAAACAACGAGTTGGAAAAAGAATCACTACTTCTCCGCGAATGCATCTCTGAGAAGGAGGGAGAGATAGAGCAACTTAAAAAGCTCCTGGAAGAAGGAAACTCTGGCTCTGTTAAAGGCAAAAAGATTTCTCCCACTGACAAGAAAAAAATTGCTGAATTACAGAAAAATTTAAAATCTGAAAAGAAGAGAGCGGATGAAGCGTGTAAATTAGTTGATGAAGCCAAGAGAAAATCTGAAGAAGATGAAAATCTGGTAGAGACACTAAACAATGAAGTAAAAAGTATTACCCAAAAGTTGGAAGAGACAAATAGAATGTTTGAGACTGAAAGACAGAGCGCTGTCGTCGAGAAAAAGAAGGCAGATGAAGAGCAGGCAAAAGCCAATGAGCTGAGAAAGATTGCAGAGGTAAACGAGAAGAAGGCTGCAGATGAAAAATTTCGTGCTGATAATTTGTCTATTtcgttggaagaagaaaagaaaaagtttcagATACTACAAAAGGAATTGCACGAGGTTACGTCAAACCAAAATTCTGCTCTTTCCTCCCAGTTAGATGAACTTAAAAAAATTCTTGAGATAGAAAAGGAGAAAGTGATTGTTCAAAAAAAATGTGCTGAGCATGAGAAGTTTGAAAAGGAAGAGCATAAAAAAGCAGTTGAAGCTAGTATGGAGAAAGCAATGGAAGAAAAGCGCCGTGCTGATAAATTGCTAGAGGATCTTCTCAGTACTAGGCTGATAATAGAGAATTTACAGCAGGAGCTGACTAAGGTAAACCACATGCTAGAGGCCGAAAGGTTGGTGTCAGCCAAAGAGAAACAGCGTGCAGATGATCTTTCTTTGAAGTCAAAAGCAGCTGAAGCAAGTATGGAGAAAGCAATGGAAGAAAAGCGCCATGCTGATAAATTGCTAGAGGATCTTCTCAATACTAGGCTGATAATAGAGAATTTACAGCAGGAGCTGACTAAGGTAAACCACATGCTAGAGGCCGAAAGGTTGGTGTCAGCCAAAGAGAAACAGCGTGCAGATGATCTTTCTTTGAAGTCAAAAGAACAACAAATTGCTGTAGAAGTTGAGATGTCGCAATTGGATAAACTTTGCGTAAAACttgaggaagaaaagaagaaggttGCTTCTGAGAAAAAACGTGCTGACCTTGAGATGTCTGAGAAGGAAGAGCTGAAAAAGGCCGCAGAAGCTATTGCTAAGAAGGCCATGGAGGAGAAGCATCTTGCTGATAAGTTATCGCAGGATCTTCAATGCGGTAGAGACAGGATTGAGAGTTTAGAGGTGGACCTCAAGAAGGTAAATGTCATGCTTGATGAAGAAAGATTGGTATTAGCCGCCGAGAGAAATCATGCTGATGCTCTGAAGTCTAAATTGGAAGAACAAGCAAGGATCGCTACAGAAAATGAAAAGAGAGCCATGGAAGAAGAGAGTCGAAGTAACAAGATGGTCCAGGAGCTTGAAAATGCTCGACAAAAACTAAGAGATGTGGAGATCCAGTTATGTGAAGTTAAACAACGTAGAGATCTTGCTGGGGCATCTAGTACTCCCACTGAATTGCTTTTCAACAAGCAGATGTCAGCAAAAGTCAGCTTCTTACAAGAACAATTAAAATTTGAGAAGAAACGGGTAAAGCATTACAAAGAGGTTGCTAAGTTAGAGAAAGACCTCAAAAATGCTTCACAACAGGAGTTGCATAATGTAAAACAGGACTTCCAAAGTTTGCTGTATCAAATGGATATGTTGAGTGACACATTTGGTGCAAGAAATCATATGAACAAG AAACGGCGTCTAAATGCTGGAGGTTTGGAGTTGCCTGGAAGGACGCCTGATTGTGGCCTGCCCCAACTCAATTTCTGTTGTGACGCTGAGCGTAGACCGTCCAGCTTATCGTCCAGGGATACATCATGTCGTCCTAAGCCAAATTCTAGACTTGTTGACGCAGAGCAACCCATGGAATCACCCTCAG CATCTTTTTCTGATGAACAGTTGCTGGGCTCACAGGAAAGAGCAGCTTGCACTCCGACAACACTGACAAGATTGACAATTAAAGATCCTGTTCCGCAAACACCAATTGCCAAATGGAATGACTGCGAAAGAATTGCTACAGTTGCTGAAAATAGCATAAACCCTGTTGAATTTGAGCCTGGTCATGTCAAAAAGAGGAGGAAAATTATTGACGAATCGGAAGTTGTCAGATGTGTGGAGTTGCAAGATAAAATAAACAACCAGGATGCAGAGACAAATTTGTTTGGTTTGGGTAAAGTATTAGTTCCACCTATGAAAGAGCAGATGGAGAAGGTAAATTTATTAGTTACTGGCAATAATGCTTATGCAATTGGCAATTTTGATCTATCTGAGGAGAAAAAGAAGGCAACAAATGAACCACAACAAGTTCTTCAGCAAGTCAACAACTCCACTGTGCTGAATGGAAACGAAATTTCTCAGCCTAACGAATCCCATAGAAGTGGTCTGGTAGTTCCTGATTTAGAAGTTTTG AATTTAGGTATGCCTGTCTGTGCTAGAAACATTGCTACTGATTTGAATGGGGAACACGACAAGATCCCAAAATTCTGTGTTGTTTACTCTGATATGGAAGATATTGGTTGTATAACTAGGATCTTCTGTACTACTACAACTTGTATGGCTCGTTTACGTTCATCTTTGCAAAAACCTTGGTTGGTGGAAGACATTCTACTGGCTCTTGTCTCGGAACAAGATCTTGTTTCCAG gGAAATGATTTGcgtctttttttctcttttattaCTCAATTTTGCTAGTGCGTCATGTACTAAATTCGTGGACTTTCAGAGCTTGTTGTCGGATACCTTATGTGCAAATCTACAGTCAG TTTTGTTGAACATGGACAGAAGACACCTCTTTGCAAAAGTTTGCTGCCTTAGTGACTTCCTCAGCTTAAGTGAGAATTTTTTACTTCACAAGAAAATTCTGTTGCGGATTAGCTTGACCTCTGACACCTTAAATTGTGGCGACTCGAATATTGAGATTCTGCACCAGGGCGAGAGCAATGTTTTACGTTCCAGTTTGGCGTCAACCAATATGGTTGTAGCAGGGAGCTTAATACTGGCATCTATCTCTGCAGCAGCTGGTCTTGTTGATTCAATTTGTGAATTTTCGCTTAAAGTCATCGGAATGAGAAGAGCGGATTGTTTAATGACATTGTTGATTCTCCATACATTTGCTTATGTTTGTGGTGAAGAGTATTTCACCATTAGTAATTACCATGTAGTCATGGAAGCAGTAAAGGTTATAGTGGCGTCCTTGGAGGGTTCTTTGGCAATTAATGGGACTAGCCAACCAGATGATGGTACCTTGCAACATTGTTTTCCATGTGAGAAATGTCCATTTGCTGACAGATCTATTTGTTTGGATGACGTTTCATCTAAGCTAATAGAAGAAATGCAAGCATTTACAGATCCCCATAATCAAGCTGATACATTCGATTCACGTTTCTTAGTTGCTATCCTGTCAGCTCTTGAGTTGCTTGCTACTCATATG AGCTGGGGTTGGGTATGTGACAAAGTTGTGTCAAAACTGTTAGAGACAGTGGAATCATGTGATCCCGAGAGTATCATGTCGACTGCTGTTGTCACACTGTTGGGTGATTTAGGCAG GCTAGGCGTTGAAACACGTGGATACGACGATCCTGGGGTGAGAAGCATCATACAACGACTATCGGCTAGTCTACATAAAGCAAGTTCTTCGAAGCACAATACCTTCTCAATGACTGTTGTTCATTCGCTAACTCAGCTTCATCCAAATGGTGCGGAGGTTTTTCTGAAGAACAACGAAGAATCAGTCAAAGGTGCGCATCCTGCTTCCAGTACAGCTACATCTGATATTCTGAGGACCATGTTTTCTTCTTTAAGCAACAAGCCGACATCTGCCTTGCATAATTGCGTAATTCCCGACATAATTGCTTAG
- the LOC141657155 gene encoding uncharacterized protein LOC141657155 isoform X1 yields MASNPSTAANMASSSNPCCSALQAKYAKMAERRTLLRNGMEILEGKIKSMEIENLNLQKAFQDQQNRADVLEEEKAKEASLRTSLEDEVAALKSKICSNEADTNCKNELEKETLLLRECISQKEGEIQQLKKLLEEGNSGPVKGKKVSPSDKKKIAELQKNLKSEKNRADEACELVDAANRKSEEDRNLVETLNNEIAALKSRICSTEADVNCKNNELEKESLLLRECISEKEGEIEQLKKLLEEGNSGSVKGKKISPTDKKKIAELQKNLKSEKKRADEACKLVDEAKRKSEEDENLVETLNNEVKSITQKLEETNRMFETERQSAVVEKKKADEEQAKANELRKIAEVNEKKAADEKFRADNLSISLEEEKKKFQILQKELHEVTSNQNSALSSQLDELKKILEIEKEKVIVQKKCAEHEKFEKEEHKKAVEASMEKAMEEKRRADKLLEDLLSTRLIIENLQQELTKVNHMLEAERLVSAKEKQRADDLSLKSKAAEASMEKAMEEKRHADKLLEDLLNTRLIIENLQQELTKVNHMLEAERLVSAKEKQRADDLSLKSKEQQIAVEVEMSQLDKLCVKLEEEKKKVASEKKRADLEMSEKEELKKAAEAIAKKAMEEKHLADKLSQDLQCGRDRIESLEVDLKKVNVMLDEERLVLAAERNHADALKSKLEEQARIATENEKRAMEEESRSNKMVQELENARQKLRDVEIQLCEVKQRRDLAGASSTPTELLFNKQMSAKVSFLQEQLKFEKKRVKHYKEVAKLEKDLKNASQQELHNVKQDFQSLLYQMDMLSDTFGARNHMNKKRRLNAGGLELPGRTPDCGLPQLNFCCDAERRPSSLSSRDTSCRPKPNSRLVDAEQPMESPSASFSDEQLLGSQERAACTPTTLTRLTIKDPVPQTPIAKWNDCERIATVAENSINPVEFEPGHVKKRRKIIDESEVVRCVELQDKINNQDAETNLFGLGKVLVPPMKEQMEKVNLLVTGNNAYAIGNFDLSEEKKKATNEPQQVLQQVNNSTVLNGNEISQPNESHRSGLVVPDLEVLVSFEQQLNGNYMKLLDLDDPIAEEHFRMALQWPLSPTLPDIEPHNFEMQNLGMPVCARNIATDLNGEHDKIPKFCVVYSDMEDIGCITRIFCTTTTCMARLRSSLQKPWLVEDILLALVSEQDLVSREMICVFFSLLLLNFASASCTKFVDFQSLLSDTLCANLQSVLLNMDRRHLFAKVCCLSDFLSLSENFLLHKKILLRISLTSDTLNCGDSNIEILHQGESNVLRSSLASTNMVVAGSLILASISAAAGLVDSICEFSLKVIGMRRADCLMTLLILHTFAYVCGEEYFTISNYHVVMEAVKVIVASLEGSLAINGTSQPDDGTLQHCFPCEKCPFADRSICLDDVSSKLIEEMQAFTDPHNQADTFDSRFLVAILSALELLATHMSWGWVCDKVVSKLLETVESCDPESIMSTAVVTLLGDLGRLGVETRGYDDPGVRSIIQRLSASLHKASSSKHNTFSMTVVHSLTQLHPNGAEVFLKNNEESVKGAHPASSTATSDILRTMFSSLSNKPTSALHNCVIPDIIA; encoded by the exons ATGGCGTCGAATCCATCTACAGCAGCGAATATGGCGTCGTCCTCTAATCCCTGTTGTAGTGCG TTGCAAGCAAAGTACGCGAAAATGGCGGAACGGCGAACCCTTCTTCGGAATGGGATGGAAATACTCGAGGGTAAAATTAAGAGTATGGAAATTGAGAATCTCAACCTTCAGAaag CATTTCAAGATCAGCAAAACCGAGCAGATGTTCTGGAAGAGGAGAAAGCGAAAGAGGCTTCTCTTAGAACCTCGTTGGAGGATGAAGTTGCTGCACTGAAGTCTAAGATATGTTCGAATGAGGCGGATACAAATTGTAAAAACGAGTTGGAAAAAGAAACACTACTTCTCCGCGAATGTATCTCTCAGAAAGAGGGAGAGATACAACAACTTAAAAAGCTCCTGGAAGAAGGAAACTCTGGCCCCGTTAAAGGCAAAAAGGTTTCTCCATCGGACAAGAAAAAAATTGCTGAATTACAGAAAAACCTAAAATCTGAAAAGAACAGAGCTGATGAGGCATGTGAATTAGTTGATGCAGCCAATAGAAAATCTGAAGAAGATAGAAATCTGGTGGAGACATTAAACAATGAAATTGCTGCACTGAAGTCTAGGATATGTTCGACTGAGGCTGATGTAAATTGTAAAAACAACGAGTTGGAAAAAGAATCACTACTTCTCCGCGAATGCATCTCTGAGAAGGAGGGAGAGATAGAGCAACTTAAAAAGCTCCTGGAAGAAGGAAACTCTGGCTCTGTTAAAGGCAAAAAGATTTCTCCCACTGACAAGAAAAAAATTGCTGAATTACAGAAAAATTTAAAATCTGAAAAGAAGAGAGCGGATGAAGCGTGTAAATTAGTTGATGAAGCCAAGAGAAAATCTGAAGAAGATGAAAATCTGGTAGAGACACTAAACAATGAAGTAAAAAGTATTACCCAAAAGTTGGAAGAGACAAATAGAATGTTTGAGACTGAAAGACAGAGCGCTGTCGTCGAGAAAAAGAAGGCAGATGAAGAGCAGGCAAAAGCCAATGAGCTGAGAAAGATTGCAGAGGTAAACGAGAAGAAGGCTGCAGATGAAAAATTTCGTGCTGATAATTTGTCTATTtcgttggaagaagaaaagaaaaagtttcagATACTACAAAAGGAATTGCACGAGGTTACGTCAAACCAAAATTCTGCTCTTTCCTCCCAGTTAGATGAACTTAAAAAAATTCTTGAGATAGAAAAGGAGAAAGTGATTGTTCAAAAAAAATGTGCTGAGCATGAGAAGTTTGAAAAGGAAGAGCATAAAAAAGCAGTTGAAGCTAGTATGGAGAAAGCAATGGAAGAAAAGCGCCGTGCTGATAAATTGCTAGAGGATCTTCTCAGTACTAGGCTGATAATAGAGAATTTACAGCAGGAGCTGACTAAGGTAAACCACATGCTAGAGGCCGAAAGGTTGGTGTCAGCCAAAGAGAAACAGCGTGCAGATGATCTTTCTTTGAAGTCAAAAGCAGCTGAAGCAAGTATGGAGAAAGCAATGGAAGAAAAGCGCCATGCTGATAAATTGCTAGAGGATCTTCTCAATACTAGGCTGATAATAGAGAATTTACAGCAGGAGCTGACTAAGGTAAACCACATGCTAGAGGCCGAAAGGTTGGTGTCAGCCAAAGAGAAACAGCGTGCAGATGATCTTTCTTTGAAGTCAAAAGAACAACAAATTGCTGTAGAAGTTGAGATGTCGCAATTGGATAAACTTTGCGTAAAACttgaggaagaaaagaagaaggttGCTTCTGAGAAAAAACGTGCTGACCTTGAGATGTCTGAGAAGGAAGAGCTGAAAAAGGCCGCAGAAGCTATTGCTAAGAAGGCCATGGAGGAGAAGCATCTTGCTGATAAGTTATCGCAGGATCTTCAATGCGGTAGAGACAGGATTGAGAGTTTAGAGGTGGACCTCAAGAAGGTAAATGTCATGCTTGATGAAGAAAGATTGGTATTAGCCGCCGAGAGAAATCATGCTGATGCTCTGAAGTCTAAATTGGAAGAACAAGCAAGGATCGCTACAGAAAATGAAAAGAGAGCCATGGAAGAAGAGAGTCGAAGTAACAAGATGGTCCAGGAGCTTGAAAATGCTCGACAAAAACTAAGAGATGTGGAGATCCAGTTATGTGAAGTTAAACAACGTAGAGATCTTGCTGGGGCATCTAGTACTCCCACTGAATTGCTTTTCAACAAGCAGATGTCAGCAAAAGTCAGCTTCTTACAAGAACAATTAAAATTTGAGAAGAAACGGGTAAAGCATTACAAAGAGGTTGCTAAGTTAGAGAAAGACCTCAAAAATGCTTCACAACAGGAGTTGCATAATGTAAAACAGGACTTCCAAAGTTTGCTGTATCAAATGGATATGTTGAGTGACACATTTGGTGCAAGAAATCATATGAACAAG AAACGGCGTCTAAATGCTGGAGGTTTGGAGTTGCCTGGAAGGACGCCTGATTGTGGCCTGCCCCAACTCAATTTCTGTTGTGACGCTGAGCGTAGACCGTCCAGCTTATCGTCCAGGGATACATCATGTCGTCCTAAGCCAAATTCTAGACTTGTTGACGCAGAGCAACCCATGGAATCACCCTCAG CATCTTTTTCTGATGAACAGTTGCTGGGCTCACAGGAAAGAGCAGCTTGCACTCCGACAACACTGACAAGATTGACAATTAAAGATCCTGTTCCGCAAACACCAATTGCCAAATGGAATGACTGCGAAAGAATTGCTACAGTTGCTGAAAATAGCATAAACCCTGTTGAATTTGAGCCTGGTCATGTCAAAAAGAGGAGGAAAATTATTGACGAATCGGAAGTTGTCAGATGTGTGGAGTTGCAAGATAAAATAAACAACCAGGATGCAGAGACAAATTTGTTTGGTTTGGGTAAAGTATTAGTTCCACCTATGAAAGAGCAGATGGAGAAGGTAAATTTATTAGTTACTGGCAATAATGCTTATGCAATTGGCAATTTTGATCTATCTGAGGAGAAAAAGAAGGCAACAAATGAACCACAACAAGTTCTTCAGCAAGTCAACAACTCCACTGTGCTGAATGGAAACGAAATTTCTCAGCCTAACGAATCCCATAGAAGTGGTCTGGTAGTTCCTGATTTAGAAGTTTTGGTAAGTTTTGAGCAACAATTGAATGGGAATTACATGAAACTGCTTGATTTGGATGATCCAATTGCTGAGGAACATTTTAGGATGGCACTGCAATGGCCTTTGTCTCCTACACTTCCGGATATTGAACCGCACAATTTTGAAATGCAGAATTTAGGTATGCCTGTCTGTGCTAGAAACATTGCTACTGATTTGAATGGGGAACACGACAAGATCCCAAAATTCTGTGTTGTTTACTCTGATATGGAAGATATTGGTTGTATAACTAGGATCTTCTGTACTACTACAACTTGTATGGCTCGTTTACGTTCATCTTTGCAAAAACCTTGGTTGGTGGAAGACATTCTACTGGCTCTTGTCTCGGAACAAGATCTTGTTTCCAG gGAAATGATTTGcgtctttttttctcttttattaCTCAATTTTGCTAGTGCGTCATGTACTAAATTCGTGGACTTTCAGAGCTTGTTGTCGGATACCTTATGTGCAAATCTACAGTCAG TTTTGTTGAACATGGACAGAAGACACCTCTTTGCAAAAGTTTGCTGCCTTAGTGACTTCCTCAGCTTAAGTGAGAATTTTTTACTTCACAAGAAAATTCTGTTGCGGATTAGCTTGACCTCTGACACCTTAAATTGTGGCGACTCGAATATTGAGATTCTGCACCAGGGCGAGAGCAATGTTTTACGTTCCAGTTTGGCGTCAACCAATATGGTTGTAGCAGGGAGCTTAATACTGGCATCTATCTCTGCAGCAGCTGGTCTTGTTGATTCAATTTGTGAATTTTCGCTTAAAGTCATCGGAATGAGAAGAGCGGATTGTTTAATGACATTGTTGATTCTCCATACATTTGCTTATGTTTGTGGTGAAGAGTATTTCACCATTAGTAATTACCATGTAGTCATGGAAGCAGTAAAGGTTATAGTGGCGTCCTTGGAGGGTTCTTTGGCAATTAATGGGACTAGCCAACCAGATGATGGTACCTTGCAACATTGTTTTCCATGTGAGAAATGTCCATTTGCTGACAGATCTATTTGTTTGGATGACGTTTCATCTAAGCTAATAGAAGAAATGCAAGCATTTACAGATCCCCATAATCAAGCTGATACATTCGATTCACGTTTCTTAGTTGCTATCCTGTCAGCTCTTGAGTTGCTTGCTACTCATATG AGCTGGGGTTGGGTATGTGACAAAGTTGTGTCAAAACTGTTAGAGACAGTGGAATCATGTGATCCCGAGAGTATCATGTCGACTGCTGTTGTCACACTGTTGGGTGATTTAGGCAG GCTAGGCGTTGAAACACGTGGATACGACGATCCTGGGGTGAGAAGCATCATACAACGACTATCGGCTAGTCTACATAAAGCAAGTTCTTCGAAGCACAATACCTTCTCAATGACTGTTGTTCATTCGCTAACTCAGCTTCATCCAAATGGTGCGGAGGTTTTTCTGAAGAACAACGAAGAATCAGTCAAAGGTGCGCATCCTGCTTCCAGTACAGCTACATCTGATATTCTGAGGACCATGTTTTCTTCTTTAAGCAACAAGCCGACATCTGCCTTGCATAATTGCGTAATTCCCGACATAATTGCTTAG